In Carya illinoinensis cultivar Pawnee chromosome 7, C.illinoinensisPawnee_v1, whole genome shotgun sequence, the following are encoded in one genomic region:
- the LOC122317215 gene encoding uncharacterized protein LOC122317215 gives MVHQIKPHLRKIKTYLTLFPNSLIKLLPQHHEPKYKSKGSIPRTTMTVHRVPFSLILLLFLANMVSCNEAGLKTGAAQVNGSEVEMVPLIEAGKMEKMMMVMNETRRKLGSFQICALCTCCGGAKGLCLPSPCCYAINCNIPNRPFGFCSFTPKTCNCFGCHL, from the exons ATGGTACACCAAATTAAGCCTCACTTGAGAAAGATCAAGACCTATCTCACGCTCTTTCCGAATTCTCTTATTAAACTCTTGCCGCAACACCACGAACCAAAATACAAATCCAAAGGGAGCATCCCAAGAACCACGATGACTGTTCATCGGGTCCCATTCTCCCTGATATTGCTCCTCTTTTTAGCTAATATGGTTAGCTGCAATGAAGCAGGTCTGAAAACAGGTGCAGCCCAA GTAAATGGGTCGGAGGTTGAGATGGTGCCTTTGATTGAGGCAGGGAAGATGGAAAAGATGATGATGGTCATGAACGAGACGAGGAGGAAACTGGGGAGCTTCCAGATATGTGCACTATGCACTTGCTGTGGTGGGGCCAAAGGGCTGTGCTTGCCATCTCCTTGTTGCTATGCCATCAATTGCAACATTCCCAATAGGCCTTTTGGCTTCTGTTCTTTCACTCCAAAGACCTGTAATTGCTTTGGATGCCAtctctag
- the LOC122315745 gene encoding zinc finger CCCH domain-containing protein ZFN-like isoform X1, producing MEFDAGIPMSRAAAPAVNVTEGASLSPSSLNEDAMWQMNLISSEMMDSGLYPERPGEPDCSYYIRTGLCRFGATCRFNHPPNRKLAIATARMKGDFPERLGQPECQYYLKTGTCKFGATCKFHHPRDKAGVAGRVILNILGYPLRPNESQCSYYLRTGQCKFGSTCKFHHPQPTNMMVSLSGSPVYPTMQSPTSPGQQSYPGGISNWSRASFIPSPRWQGPSSYAPLLLPQGVVSVPGWNAYSGELGSVSSPETQQQMVGNNQTYGTSRQGESANAGPQGTFSPLRSSSVPAGFYALQGENVFPERPGQPECQFYMKTGDCKFGSVCRFHHPRDRLIPTPDCVLSPIGLPLRQGEPLCSFYSHYGICKFGPSCKFDHPMGIFTYNLSASSSGDAPVRRLLGSSSGTAALNLSSEGLVQAGSAKPRRLSLSETRQMPSGDDNIDTEG from the exons ATGGAATTCGACGCCGGAATTCCGATGTCCCGAGCGGCGGCACCGGCGGTGAACGTGACCGAGGGAGCCTCGCTTTCGCCGTCCTCCTTGAACGAAG ATGCAATGTGGCAAATGAACTTGATATCAAGTGAAATGATGGACTCTGGGCTATATCCTGAGCGTCCTGGAGAGCCAGATTGTTCTTATTACATTAGAACAGGCCTCTGTAGATTTGGGGCAACGTGTAGATTTAATCATCCTCCTAACAGGAAGCTG GCTATTGCTACTGCAAGGATGAAGGGGGACTTTCCAGAAAGATTGGGACAACCAGAATGTCAG TACTACCTGAAGACAGGAACTTGCAAGTTTGGGGCGACATGTAAGTTTCATCATCCTAGAGACAAAGCTGGAGTTGCTGGAAGAgttatcttaaatattttaggCTATCCTCTTCGCCCG AATGAGAGTCAGTGTTCCTACTATTTAAGAACTGGACAATGCAAGTTTGGAAGCACTTGTAAATTCCACCACCCTCAACCAACAAATATGATGGTTTCCTTGAGTGGTTCTCCTGTATATCCTACCATGCAGTCTCCAACGAGTCCTGGTCAGCAGTCCTACCCAGGAGGAATTAGTAACTGGTCAAGAGCATCTTTTATTCCCAGTCCACGCTGGCAAGGTCCTTCAAGTTATGCACCTTTGCTTCTACCTCAGGGAGTGGTGTCAGTTCCTGGGTGGAATGCATACAGT GGTGAGCTTGGATCAGTTTCCTCTCCAGAGACGCAGCAGCAAATGGTGGGAAATAATCAGACTTATGGAACCTCACGCCAGGGTGAATCAGCTAATGCAGGACCTCAGGGGACATTTTCTCCACTTCGTTCAAGTTCTGTCCCTGCAGGATTCTATGCATTGCAGGGAGAGAATGTATTTCCCGAGAGGCCTGGCCAGCCTGAATGCCAGTTTTACATGAAAACTGGTGATTGTAAGTTTGGTTCAGTTTGTCGGTTCCATCATCCTCGGGATCGTCTAATTCCTACTCCAGACTGTGTCTTGAGTCCCATAGGCCTTCCTTTACGTCAG GGGGAGCCTCTATGCAGCTTCTATTCTCATTACGGTATCTGCAAATTTGGTCCAAGTTGCAAGTTTGACCACCCAATGGGGATTTTCACATACAATCTCTCTGCATCATCTTCAGGTGATGCCCCGGTCCGGCGTTTGCTGGGGTCATCATCTGGAACTGCTGCATTAAATTTGTCATCAGAAGGACTTGTTCAAGCAGGCTCGGCAAAGCCTAGACGACTTTCATTGTCAGAAACTAGACAGATGCCTTCTGGTGATGATAATATTGACACAGAAGGCTGA
- the LOC122315745 gene encoding zinc finger CCCH domain-containing protein ZFN-like isoform X2 → MEDAMWQMNLISSEMMDSGLYPERPGEPDCSYYIRTGLCRFGATCRFNHPPNRKLAIATARMKGDFPERLGQPECQYYLKTGTCKFGATCKFHHPRDKAGVAGRVILNILGYPLRPNESQCSYYLRTGQCKFGSTCKFHHPQPTNMMVSLSGSPVYPTMQSPTSPGQQSYPGGISNWSRASFIPSPRWQGPSSYAPLLLPQGVVSVPGWNAYSGELGSVSSPETQQQMVGNNQTYGTSRQGESANAGPQGTFSPLRSSSVPAGFYALQGENVFPERPGQPECQFYMKTGDCKFGSVCRFHHPRDRLIPTPDCVLSPIGLPLRQGEPLCSFYSHYGICKFGPSCKFDHPMGIFTYNLSASSSGDAPVRRLLGSSSGTAALNLSSEGLVQAGSAKPRRLSLSETRQMPSGDDNIDTEG, encoded by the exons ATGGAAG ATGCAATGTGGCAAATGAACTTGATATCAAGTGAAATGATGGACTCTGGGCTATATCCTGAGCGTCCTGGAGAGCCAGATTGTTCTTATTACATTAGAACAGGCCTCTGTAGATTTGGGGCAACGTGTAGATTTAATCATCCTCCTAACAGGAAGCTG GCTATTGCTACTGCAAGGATGAAGGGGGACTTTCCAGAAAGATTGGGACAACCAGAATGTCAG TACTACCTGAAGACAGGAACTTGCAAGTTTGGGGCGACATGTAAGTTTCATCATCCTAGAGACAAAGCTGGAGTTGCTGGAAGAgttatcttaaatattttaggCTATCCTCTTCGCCCG AATGAGAGTCAGTGTTCCTACTATTTAAGAACTGGACAATGCAAGTTTGGAAGCACTTGTAAATTCCACCACCCTCAACCAACAAATATGATGGTTTCCTTGAGTGGTTCTCCTGTATATCCTACCATGCAGTCTCCAACGAGTCCTGGTCAGCAGTCCTACCCAGGAGGAATTAGTAACTGGTCAAGAGCATCTTTTATTCCCAGTCCACGCTGGCAAGGTCCTTCAAGTTATGCACCTTTGCTTCTACCTCAGGGAGTGGTGTCAGTTCCTGGGTGGAATGCATACAGT GGTGAGCTTGGATCAGTTTCCTCTCCAGAGACGCAGCAGCAAATGGTGGGAAATAATCAGACTTATGGAACCTCACGCCAGGGTGAATCAGCTAATGCAGGACCTCAGGGGACATTTTCTCCACTTCGTTCAAGTTCTGTCCCTGCAGGATTCTATGCATTGCAGGGAGAGAATGTATTTCCCGAGAGGCCTGGCCAGCCTGAATGCCAGTTTTACATGAAAACTGGTGATTGTAAGTTTGGTTCAGTTTGTCGGTTCCATCATCCTCGGGATCGTCTAATTCCTACTCCAGACTGTGTCTTGAGTCCCATAGGCCTTCCTTTACGTCAG GGGGAGCCTCTATGCAGCTTCTATTCTCATTACGGTATCTGCAAATTTGGTCCAAGTTGCAAGTTTGACCACCCAATGGGGATTTTCACATACAATCTCTCTGCATCATCTTCAGGTGATGCCCCGGTCCGGCGTTTGCTGGGGTCATCATCTGGAACTGCTGCATTAAATTTGTCATCAGAAGGACTTGTTCAAGCAGGCTCGGCAAAGCCTAGACGACTTTCATTGTCAGAAACTAGACAGATGCCTTCTGGTGATGATAATATTGACACAGAAGGCTGA